One genomic window of Polyangium aurulentum includes the following:
- a CDS encoding type IV pilin protein: MRAYNRYSKRGFTLVELMIVVAIIGVLATLAIFGVDRLLKNSKTSEAKLQLGRISHAAQEAYERETVDSELLAPGAQSSAAVHALCKSATPVPAAAVPPGKKYQPNNVNKGDFDQGDATTGWKCLKFTINAPHYYQYHYTSGSGYIGPGVGGPDPGATGFEAAAKGDLDGDGTEFGIFTITAKIDATSKNLSPATQIFPSNEYE; encoded by the coding sequence ATGCGGGCATACAATCGTTATTCGAAACGCGGCTTCACGCTCGTCGAGCTCATGATCGTCGTGGCCATCATCGGCGTCCTGGCGACGCTCGCCATCTTCGGCGTCGACCGGCTGCTCAAGAACTCGAAGACCTCCGAGGCCAAGCTGCAGCTCGGTCGCATCTCGCACGCCGCGCAGGAGGCGTACGAGCGCGAGACGGTGGACTCGGAGCTTCTCGCCCCCGGCGCGCAGTCGTCGGCCGCGGTGCACGCCCTCTGCAAGAGCGCGACGCCCGTGCCCGCCGCCGCGGTGCCGCCCGGCAAGAAGTACCAGCCGAACAACGTGAACAAAGGCGACTTCGATCAGGGCGACGCCACGACCGGCTGGAAGTGCCTGAAGTTCACCATCAATGCGCCGCATTACTACCAGTACCACTACACCTCCGGCAGCGGTTACATCGGGCCGGGCGTGGGCGGCCCGGACCCCGGCGCCACGGGCTTCGAGGCGGCGGCGAAGGGCGATCTCGACGGCGACGGCACCGAGTTCGGCATCTTCACCATCACGGCCAAGATCGACGCGACCTCGAAGAACCTGTCGCCCGCGACGCAGATCTTCCCCTCGAACGAGTACGAATGA
- a CDS encoding type IV pilin protein, producing the protein MQLGGGTQSRAKRRGFTLTELMIVVAMIGILATLAIVGYQRYLRSAGSAEVKAVMQGIRIAEEAYKSETFQYKDCSDSLTDWYPYSPSDKKSDWDNSNHKRYKDWKELNVITDGPVKFGYAVVAGVAPDVAVSNVAYCGNWASAHSNIEGPWFVVSAGGDQDADGIQSRFAASSRTGQICVDKSVSDDE; encoded by the coding sequence ATGCAGCTCGGCGGCGGAACCCAGAGCAGAGCAAAGCGCCGCGGGTTCACCCTCACCGAGCTGATGATCGTGGTCGCAATGATCGGCATCCTCGCGACGCTCGCGATCGTCGGGTATCAACGATACTTGAGGAGCGCGGGCTCGGCCGAGGTCAAGGCGGTCATGCAGGGGATCCGGATCGCCGAGGAAGCGTACAAATCGGAGACGTTTCAATACAAGGACTGCTCCGATTCGCTGACCGATTGGTATCCGTATTCCCCGAGCGACAAGAAGAGTGACTGGGACAATAGCAATCACAAGCGGTACAAGGACTGGAAAGAGCTCAACGTCATCACCGACGGCCCCGTGAAATTCGGATATGCGGTGGTGGCGGGCGTCGCCCCCGACGTGGCGGTGTCGAACGTGGCCTACTGCGGCAACTGGGCCTCGGCGCACTCGAATATCGAGGGCCCGTGGTTCGTGGTGAGCGCGGGGGGCGATCAAGACGCAGATGGGATTCAATCCCGCTTCGCAGCGTCCTCGCGGACCGGACAGATCTGCGTGGACAAATCGGTGAGCGACGACGAGTAG
- a CDS encoding sigma-54-dependent transcriptional regulator: protein MASIPPSVPPSTATRILVVDDEPGIRQTLAIAFRRQGMDVVTAPGVRDAIEALRQNPQPFPLVLTDLVMPDGSGIEVLTAAKERSNATEVIVMTAHSTVEAALDAMRRGAYDFVTKPFSPAELTALAQKALEKSSILLENQRLRAHLSRLEPESGSDIFGTSPAMAKVAEVIGKIAPTRTTVLITGESGTGKERVARALHERSDRAKKPFLVVNCGALPEALMESELFGHEKGSFTGAAARTLGLFREADGGTVLLDEVGELPATLQVKLLRVLQERKVRAVGSSAEVAVDVRVLAATNRDVEALVREGKLRQDLYYRLNVIRLELPPLRERPGDIPRLAERFVRRFASELGKDVRGLTPDALRALDAHPFPGNVRELENMMERAVALASGPAIGLGDLPAQVSGLSASPAPLLSELPNEGCALDDVLGEVERRLILQALERTGGVRKAAAKLLGVTFRSLRYRLAKHGLDTGAGADDDDEGEGGVAVQGARRELSPRDARR, encoded by the coding sequence ATGGCCTCCATCCCGCCCAGCGTCCCTCCGAGCACGGCGACGCGGATCCTGGTTGTCGATGACGAGCCTGGGATCAGGCAGACGCTCGCGATCGCCTTCCGCCGGCAAGGCATGGACGTCGTGACCGCCCCCGGCGTCCGCGACGCGATCGAGGCCCTGCGGCAGAACCCGCAGCCCTTCCCGCTCGTGCTCACCGATCTCGTGATGCCCGACGGCTCGGGCATCGAGGTGCTCACGGCGGCCAAGGAGCGCTCGAACGCGACCGAGGTCATCGTGATGACGGCGCACTCCACGGTCGAGGCGGCCCTCGATGCGATGCGCCGCGGCGCCTACGACTTCGTCACCAAGCCCTTCTCCCCGGCCGAGCTGACCGCGCTCGCGCAGAAGGCGCTCGAGAAGAGCTCGATCCTGCTCGAGAACCAGCGCCTGCGCGCGCACCTGTCGCGCCTCGAGCCCGAGAGCGGGAGCGACATCTTCGGCACGAGCCCGGCCATGGCCAAGGTCGCCGAGGTGATCGGCAAGATCGCGCCCACGCGCACGACGGTGCTGATCACGGGCGAGAGCGGCACCGGAAAAGAGCGCGTCGCGCGCGCGCTGCACGAGCGCAGTGACCGGGCGAAGAAGCCCTTCCTCGTGGTCAACTGCGGCGCCCTGCCCGAGGCGCTCATGGAGAGCGAGCTGTTCGGCCACGAGAAGGGCTCGTTCACGGGCGCCGCCGCGCGCACGCTCGGCCTGTTCCGCGAGGCGGACGGCGGCACGGTGCTGCTCGACGAGGTGGGCGAGCTGCCGGCCACGCTCCAGGTGAAGCTCTTGCGCGTGCTGCAGGAGCGAAAGGTGCGCGCCGTGGGCAGCTCGGCCGAGGTGGCCGTCGACGTGCGCGTGCTCGCCGCGACGAACCGCGACGTCGAGGCCCTCGTGCGCGAGGGCAAGCTCCGGCAAGACCTTTACTATCGCCTCAACGTGATCCGCCTCGAGCTGCCGCCCTTGCGCGAGCGGCCGGGCGACATCCCGCGGCTCGCCGAGCGCTTCGTGCGCCGCTTTGCGAGCGAGCTCGGCAAGGACGTGCGCGGCTTGACCCCGGACGCGCTGCGGGCGCTCGACGCGCATCCTTTCCCGGGCAACGTGCGCGAGCTCGAGAACATGATGGAGCGCGCGGTCGCCCTCGCCTCGGGCCCGGCCATTGGCCTCGGCGATCTGCCCGCGCAGGTGAGCGGCCTCTCCGCGAGCCCCGCCCCTCTTCTTTCGGAGCTGCCGAACGAGGGCTGCGCGCTCGACGACGTGCTCGGCGAGGTCGAGCGGCGGCTCATTCTGCAGGCGCTCGAGCGAACGGGCGGCGTGCGCAAGGCGGCGGCGAAGCTGCTCGGCGTGACCTTCCGCTCCTTGCGCTACCGCCTCGCCAAGCACGGGCTCGATACGGGCGCCGGGGCCGACGACGACGACGAGGGGGAGGGCGGCGTGGCCGTCCAGGGTGCGCGCCGCGAATTGTCACCGCGCGATGCCCGCCGGTGA
- a CDS encoding PEGA domain-containing protein has protein sequence MADDKGSDLDVFEGLAKKAPRSTAPGLTPPPPSNASKRTLLGGVGPVPLPPPPGSAAAPPLAPTMPSAPGSLPPPLTSPPGARISAPLPPPPGAVSTPLPPPPPATSAPMPSVPLPPPPAAASTLTPGMPLPPPPGASSVPLPPPPGAAVSTPLPVPLPPPPAAAPAGETAKSAPPPGGKAAVDMDWDDEEESTHVFDASKGDPQVPGGPRPAAGAPPVSAAAAALLSSSGGAARAVMPSAPSVQLPAPALPPPAAPAPMGVATTLQSAAPVPLPPTSHSPSTTRSEATAVRPRAALVAEGMPQAQQSGGSKLGIVFSALALVAVIALAVFMFLPKKGALKIDIQAKGGAPVGKAEIFVDGKKECDTTPCVVSELSPGPKTIKVIAPEFAPAQPVTATVEAGKETPVMITVDSAGTPATSPSAAMATVTGLKILAGTPNAKVFVDGTEKGTLPVELKDLAPGSHKLRFEAGDRYDKLEQTVDVETGKLKDVGPIKLKVLKGQVALELATEGAQVKLVDQKKVERKVPEKEWKNQPVKIELDPNGGWKIVATKKGFDDFSETVNFDDGVAEKTIRISLSETGKASDTSAAVTGSVSDNSATGSATGSTTGSTGGTTAPAGGETKAPAAPAPAGGNGTININSIPVSKVVLDGRPLGSTPKVGVSVPAGSHTVIFIHPEKGKQTVTVTVKAGETKTAAVKFK, from the coding sequence ATGGCCGATGACAAGGGCAGCGATCTCGACGTCTTCGAGGGGCTCGCAAAGAAAGCCCCTCGCAGCACCGCGCCGGGGCTGACGCCCCCGCCCCCGTCGAATGCGAGTAAGCGCACGCTGCTTGGGGGCGTCGGGCCCGTCCCCCTGCCGCCCCCGCCGGGCAGCGCCGCCGCCCCGCCGCTCGCACCCACGATGCCGAGCGCGCCGGGCTCGCTCCCGCCCCCGCTCACCTCGCCCCCGGGCGCGCGCATCTCGGCGCCGCTGCCGCCGCCTCCTGGCGCCGTCAGCACGCCGCTGCCGCCCCCGCCGCCCGCCACGAGCGCGCCGATGCCCTCGGTGCCGCTGCCGCCGCCGCCCGCCGCAGCCTCGACGCTGACGCCGGGCATGCCGCTGCCGCCGCCGCCCGGAGCCTCGAGCGTGCCGCTGCCGCCGCCTCCTGGCGCCGCGGTCAGCACGCCGCTGCCCGTTCCGCTGCCCCCGCCGCCCGCCGCGGCCCCCGCAGGCGAGACGGCCAAGAGCGCGCCTCCGCCCGGCGGCAAGGCAGCCGTCGACATGGACTGGGACGACGAAGAAGAGTCGACCCACGTCTTCGACGCGAGCAAGGGTGATCCCCAGGTCCCCGGCGGCCCGCGTCCTGCCGCAGGCGCGCCCCCGGTGAGCGCCGCCGCCGCTGCGCTGCTCTCGAGCTCGGGAGGCGCCGCGCGCGCGGTGATGCCCTCCGCGCCTTCGGTGCAGCTCCCGGCGCCCGCGCTGCCGCCGCCGGCCGCGCCCGCGCCCATGGGCGTGGCGACCACGCTGCAGTCGGCCGCGCCGGTGCCGCTGCCGCCCACCTCGCATTCGCCCAGCACGACGCGCTCGGAGGCCACTGCGGTGCGTCCCCGCGCCGCGCTCGTGGCAGAGGGCATGCCGCAGGCTCAGCAGAGCGGCGGCAGCAAGCTCGGCATCGTGTTCAGCGCGCTCGCGCTGGTCGCGGTCATCGCGCTGGCCGTCTTCATGTTCCTGCCCAAGAAGGGCGCGCTCAAGATCGACATCCAGGCCAAGGGCGGCGCCCCCGTCGGCAAGGCGGAGATCTTCGTCGACGGCAAGAAGGAGTGCGACACGACTCCCTGCGTCGTCAGCGAGCTGTCGCCTGGCCCGAAGACGATCAAGGTCATCGCGCCGGAGTTCGCCCCCGCCCAGCCCGTCACCGCGACGGTCGAGGCCGGCAAGGAGACCCCGGTGATGATCACGGTCGACAGCGCGGGCACGCCGGCGACGTCGCCCTCCGCGGCGATGGCCACCGTGACGGGCCTCAAGATCCTCGCGGGCACGCCGAACGCGAAGGTCTTCGTCGACGGCACCGAGAAGGGCACGCTCCCGGTCGAGCTGAAGGATCTCGCGCCCGGCTCGCACAAGCTGCGCTTCGAGGCCGGCGACCGCTACGACAAGCTCGAGCAGACCGTCGACGTCGAGACCGGCAAGCTGAAGGACGTCGGCCCGATCAAGCTGAAGGTCCTGAAGGGCCAGGTCGCGCTCGAGCTCGCCACCGAGGGCGCGCAGGTGAAGCTCGTCGACCAGAAGAAGGTCGAGCGCAAGGTGCCCGAGAAGGAGTGGAAGAACCAGCCCGTGAAGATCGAGCTCGATCCGAACGGCGGCTGGAAGATCGTGGCCACCAAGAAGGGCTTCGACGACTTCTCCGAGACGGTCAACTTCGACGACGGCGTCGCCGAGAAGACGATCCGCATCTCGCTCAGCGAGACCGGCAAGGCTTCGGACACGAGCGCGGCCGTCACCGGCTCGGTCTCGGACAACAGCGCCACGGGCTCGGCCACGGGCTCGACCACGGGCTCGACGGGCGGCACGACCGCGCCCGCTGGCGGCGAGACCAAGGCGCCCGCTGCTCCCGCTCCCGCGGGCGGCAACGGCACGATCAACATCAACTCGATCCCCGTCTCGAAGGTGGTGCTCGATGGCCGTCCGCTCGGGAGCACGCCGAAGGTCGGCGTGAGCGTCCCCGCGGGCTCGCACACGGTCATCTTCATCCACCCCGAGAAGGGCAAGCAGACCGTCACCGTCACCGTGAAGGCTGGCGAGACGAAGACGGCCGCCGTCAAGTTCAAGTGA